Proteins encoded by one window of Pecten maximus chromosome 15, xPecMax1.1, whole genome shotgun sequence:
- the LOC117343304 gene encoding uncharacterized protein LOC117343304 produces the protein MASVNFSNLQVTEDMLIYFVAHCYNLKLSYATIKLYMCGIKFMCLKHNIPFPSSAELRRMYAILGGVKRARGKISRPRYPVTFNILKDVCGYLRQKSTSFEDLMMQTACIVAFFGFLRCGEFTVKTSFDHTVHLCVSDLIITDDYVMVHLKRSKTDPFREGVKLKLFKVGGILCPYVACCNYVSARLRQNPSPDDPLFIVGNGQALTRSIFITKFKHVLQCIGINSELYNGHSFRIGAATSAAAAHVEDHLIKVLGRWSSDAYCRYIRTPQSCIREAQIALTKH, from the coding sequence ATGGCCAGTGTCAACTTTTCTAACCTACAAGTTACGGAGGACATGCTCATTTACTTTGTGGCCCATTGTTACAACTTGAAACTTTCATATGCTACAATCAAATTATACATGTGCGGTATCAAATTTATGTGTCTCAAACACAATATACCATTTCCTAGTTCTGCCGAATTGAGACGGATGTACGCCATCCTGGGAGGCGTGAAACGTGCACGTGGCAAGATCAGCAGACCTCGGTACCCAGTGACATTCAACATTTTGAAAGACGTATGTGGATATCTACGACAAAAGTCAACTTCTTTCGAAGACTTGATGATGCAGACAGCATGCATTGTAGCTTTCTTTGGCTTCTTGAGATGTGGTGAATTTACTGTTAAAACATCATTTGATCATACAGTGCATTTGTGCGTGAGCGATCTGATAATAACAGATGATTACGTCATGGTACACCTCAAAAGATCTAAAACGGACCCGTTTAGGGAAGGGGTGAAGTTAAAACTATTTAAAGTTGGGGGCATTTTATGTCCTTATGTCGCGTGTTGTAATTACGTGTCAGCCAGACTTAGGCAGAACCCTTCACCAGATGATCCCCTGTTCATTGTGGGCAACGGACAAGCTTTAACACGTTCTATATTTATTACCAAGTTTAAGCATGTATTGCAGTGCATAGGAATTAATTCAGAACTTTATAATGGACATTCATTTCGTATTGGAGCTGCCACCTCAGCAGCAGCAGCTCACGTGGAGGACCATCTGATTAAGGTTCTAGGAAGATGGTCCTCAGACGCTTACTGTAGATACATTAGAACGCCTCAATCTTGTATCAGAGAGGCCCAGATTGCACTTACAAAGCATTAA